One Cryptomeria japonica chromosome 9, Sugi_1.0, whole genome shotgun sequence genomic window carries:
- the LOC131060246 gene encoding nuclear transcription factor Y subunit B-6, translating to MMSEVGSPTSQDSRNSEDGDRENCAVREQDRFMPIANVIRIMRKVLPTHAKISDDAKETIQECVSEYISFITSEANDRCQREQRKTITAEDVLWAMNKLGFDDYVEPLTIYLQKYREIEGDHRGSIRGEPLPRKEMNALALSAGFQMSHQGLYGASGLGYYKDSMPSSNINYDPYAQYK from the coding sequence ATGATGTCAGAAGTGGGAAGCCCTACAAGCCAGGATAGCAGAAACTCTGAGGATGGTGATAGGGAGAACTGTGCTGTGAGAGAGCAAGATAGGTTCATGCCCATTGCTAATGTCATCAGGATAATGAGAAAAGTGCTCCCTACTCATGCCAAGATATCTGATGATGCGAAGGAGACCATTCAGGAATGTGTCTCTGAGTACATAAGCTTCATCACCAGTGAAGCAAATGACCGTTGTCAAAGAGAACAGAGAAAAACCATAACTGCAGAGGATGTACTGTGGGCCATGAACAAATTGGGTTTTGATGATTATGTTGAGCCCTTGACTATTTATCTGCAAAAGTACAGAGAAATTGAAGGTGATCATAGAGGGTCTATCAGAGGGGAGCCCCTGCCAAGGAAAGAAATGAATGCTCTTGCATTGTCTGCTGGTTTTCAAATGAGTCATCAGGGCCTTTATGGAGCCTCAGGACTGGGATATTACAAGGACTCAATGCCAAGTTCAAACATTAACTATGATCCTTATGCCCAGTATAAGTGA